From a region of the Arachis ipaensis cultivar K30076 chromosome B09, Araip1.1, whole genome shotgun sequence genome:
- the LOC107618132 gene encoding heat stress transcription factor A-5 has protein sequence MEGGAPQSTGGGAGGGPAPFLLKTYDMVDDSATDDIVSWNSSTNNSFVVWNPPEFARLLLPTYFKHNNFSSFIRQLNTYGFHKIHPERWEFANDDFIKDQKHLLKNIHRRKPIHSHSHPPGSVVDPERAAFEEEIEKLNREKSSIESNIFSFKQHQSTAKLHLEEFQQRLDGMEKRQKHLLNIFEKALQNPTFVEQFSRKIESMDLSAYNKKRRLPQVDDMQPVVESSFVDNPNNFRMEFGNVFHQDFSNKLRLELSPAVSDMNLVSRSTQSSNEDGESPQKKISEGEQTGIQTRTSVPFAPETLELADTGASFTFKMDSCLSQRATNAESPKLCTLEPSSEEGDSHISCQLTLASCPFKVNRNSYSAKASQIDSQEIGKLAEPRFHSNSKESNGGVFSNRNQANDATNLASSLETPSNNQVTQPNRVNDVFWEQFLTERPGCSDNEEAISNYRGNPCDEQDEGRLNARNVKNMDQLTL, from the exons ATGGAGGGAGGAGCGCCGCAATCCACCGGAGGAGGAGCAGGAGGTGGACCGGCGCCGTTCTTGTTGAAGACTTATGACATGGTTGACGATTCCGCCACCGATGACATCGTTTCTTGGAACAGCTCCACCAACAACAGCTTCGTTGTTTGGAACCCGCCGGAGTTTGCGCGTCTTCTTCTACCTACCTATTTCAAGCATAACAACTTTTCTAGCTTCATCCGCCAGCTTAATACCTAT GGATTTCACAAAATACATCCTGAACGGTGGGAGTTTGCTAATGATGATTTTATAAAAGACCAAAAGCATCTTCTTAAGAATATCCACCGCCGAAAACCTATTCACAGTCATAGTCATCCTCCCGGCTCTGTTGTGGATCCAGAAAGGGCAGCATTTGAGGAAGAAATCGAAAAACTTAACCGTGAGAAATCTTCCATTGAATCTAATATTTTCAGCTTCAAGCAACATCAATCAACAGCGAAGCTTCATCTAGAAGAGTTTCAGCAGCGATTAGATGGTATGGAGAAGAGGCAGAAACATTTGCTGAACATTTTCGAGAAGGCTCTTCAGAATCCTACTTTTGTTGAGCAGTTTTCCCGGAAAATTGAGTCCATGGATTTATCAGCATATAACAAGAAAAGACGATTGCCTCAAGTTGATGACATGCAACCTGTTGTAGAAAGTAGTTTTGTGGACAATCCCAACAATTTTAGAATGGAATTTGGGAATGTTTTCCATCAAGATTTCTCGAACAAACTCAGACTGGAATTGTCACCAGCTGTGTCAGATATGAACTTAGTGTCACGTAGCACACAAAGTTCAAATGAAGATGGGGAAAGTCCACAGAAGAAAATATCTGAAGGAGAACAAACAGGAATCCAGACAAGAACATCTGTTCCATTTGCACCAGAAACATTGGAGCTTGCTGATACTGGGGCATCTTTTACTTTCAAGATGGATTCATGTTTATCACAAAGAGCGACGAATGCTGAGAGCCCAAAACTGTGTACGTTGGAGCCAAGTAGTGAAGAAGGTGATAGTCACATATCCTGCCAACTTACTTTGGCATCGTGCCCGTTTAAGGTCAATAGAAATTCATACTCAGCAAAAGCATCCCAAATAGACTCTCAAGAAATTGGCAAGCTGGCAGAGCCTAGGTTTCATTCCAACAGTAAAGAATCCAATGGTGGAGTTTTCTCAAACCGAAACCAAGCTAATGATGCAACCAATTTGGCTTCTTCCCTGGAAACTCCAAGTAACAACCAAGTTACTCAGCCAAACAGGGTAAATGATGTGTTTTGGGAACAGTTCCTTACTGAAAGACCAGGCTGCTCAGACAATGAAGAGGCAATATCCAATTACAGAGGAAACCCATGCGATGAGCAAGATGAAGGAAGGTTGAATGCAAGGAATGTTAAGAACATGGATCAGCTTACACTTTAA